The sequence below is a genomic window from Burkholderia contaminans.
TGCGCAACCCGGTTCACGGCATCGCGGTGGGCGTCATGCTGCTTGCCTGCGTGCTGGCCGCGCGGCTGCATGCGGCAGCCTTCGAACGCACGCCGGACGCCGGCACCTGCCCGGTTCAGTGCGGGGCCTAGCGCCGCCGCTCGACAGCGTCGGCGGATGCCGCATGCACCCGCCCCCAGCGCTTCGCCTGCGCGATCGCGATACGGATCGCGCTGCCTTCGGCACGCCCTCGTCGCAGCAACGCGTTGGCGATCTCGATCGCCTTGCCGCGCACCGGCGGCGGCAGGTTCCGCATCGACGGCGGATAGCGTTCGTCATCCCACGGCACGGTGGCCCCCTCTCGTACCCGCGTGCCGATCCCGACATCCCTGTCCGTGGCTCGCGCAGCAGGATCCCAGCCATTGTGCGACCCCCATGACGTTCTGCCGGGCGTGACCCCAAATGGAAACGGCATCCGCGAACGACGCTGGCGAACCCGCGATCGGGCATTCGATCACGGTCGCTCCCGCGCGGTTTGCAGCAATCCGTTCATGCAGCGGGTATCACACGCATCCGTCATCAGGTAGCGCGGCAGCGCCATGACCGGTACCGGATGCGCGGCCAGCAACGGGCGCAGCACGTCGTAGACCGAGCGGTGACCGTCGTCCACCGTGATCGCGACCGCCCGCGCCGGCAGCGCGTTCGCCTGCCCCGCGTGCCAGCGCACGATGTCGGCAAGCGGCACGATGCGGTAGCCGTTCGCCTCGATCGCACGCAATTGATCGTGGAAGGTCCCGGTGCGCACCGTCATCGAATCCAGGCGTTGCGCGGCAAACCGGTGATAGACGAGGATCAGCACGCGCTGCGGCACCGGCTCGCCCGTCACCGTGCCGGCGAAAGACACCAGCGGCCAGCACGACAGCAGCAGGCAGACGATCGCGCGCACGCTCATGCCGCACCACGCGCAATGGCCGCGCCACTTGCCTGCGCAACCAGTTCCGCATGAATCCGTTCGACGTCGGCGCGCGTGCCCAGCGCGGTGCCGGGATGCTCGACCGAAGCCGCCGACGCCGCCAGCGCATAGCGGCAAGCATCGTCGAACGGCGCGCCGCGTGCGAGCGCCCAGACCATCCCGCCGACGAAGCTGTCGCCGGCACCCACCGTGCTGCACACCGTCGCGGGCCTGCCCGGCAGGCGCAGCGCGCGCTCGCGCGTGACGACCCACGCGCCGCGCGCGCCGAGTGTCAATGCAACGATGTCCGCCCGCCCTTGCGCGACGAGTTCGGCCGCCTTGCCGCATGCCGACGCTTCCTCGAGCGGTTCGCCGGCCAGCGCGCTCAGTTCGTCGAGGCTGGGCTTCACGAGATGCACCCCGGCGTCGAGGGCCGCGCGCAGCGCCGGGCCCGCCGCATCGACGACCACGCGGGTGCCGTTGGCGGCGGCCGTCCGCGCGAGCGTCGCATACAGGTCGTCGGGCGCGCCCGGCGGCAGGCTGCCGCTCAGCACCAGATAGCGCGGCGCAGGCTGCAGCGCCGCGATGCGCGCCGCGCAGTCGCGCCACTCGGCCGCCGTGACCAACGGCCCCGGCATCAGGAACCGGTACTCGCGCCCCGTCGCCGTTTCGGTCACGCAGACGTTCTCGCGCGTCTCGCCGGCGATCCGCATGCGCACGGCCGGCACCTGTTCGGCGTCGAGCAGCAGCGTCAGCACATCGCCGGTCGGCCCGCCCGCCAGGTACAGCGCGACGCAGTCGCCGCCGAGCCGGTGAACGGTCCGCGCGACGTTGATCCCGCCGCCGCCGGGGTCCCGCCGTGGCCGCGCGCAGCGCAGCTTGTGCGTATCGACGATGTGCTCGACCGACGTCGAGACATCGACGGCCGGATTCAACGTAACGGTAACGATCTCGGTCATGGCGCGTAGTCGGTAAAGGGCGTGATGCGCGGGCTTGCCCGCCGCGCGCGTGCGGCCGCGGCGGGTGCCTGATGCCTGATGCCTGATGCCTGGCGCCGGCCACCAGCGCCGGCCGGTCCTGGCACCACCTTACGTGCGCGCCTTCTCCCGGCATTGACGACCGTCAAGCGATGCCGCAACAGCACCGGATTGCGCTCGATCAACGACGCGGGCGGGCAGGCCCTTACATTAGGTCATCCGTCGTCGCCGAGCCCCGCCATGGACGAGCAACCGCTTTGCACCACCGTGTTCGCCGAACGCTATGCGCAGCCCGGCGAAACGTCGCGCGCGGCCGTCTTCCAGCGTGTCGCCCGTGCACTGTCGCTCGCCGAGCCGCCCGCGCTGCGCGCCCGGGCCGAGCGCACGTTCTTCCAGAACCTGCAGCGCGGCGCGATCGGCGCCGGCCGCATCATGGCGAATGCCGGCGCGACGACGGGCGGCACGATGGTCAACTGCTTCGTCCACCCGCTCGCGGTTCCGGACGACACGCCGCTGCAGGGCGTCGATGCGGCGCTCGCGCAGGCGCTCGACGACGCGCGGCTCACGCTGCTGATGGGCGGCGGAATCGGCTACGACTTCTCGCCGGTGCCGCCCGCCGGCGCGTACGAACGCCGCCTGTCGCCCGAGCGCGGCGTATGCGCGGCGATCGACCGCTTCGATGCGATGTGCCGCGCGTTGCCGTTCACCGGCCCGCGCCGCGGCGCGCAGATGGGCGTGCTGCGCTGCGATCATCCGGACCTGCTCGCGTTCGTCACGGCCAAGCACGGGCGGGCGCGCTGGCCGACCTTCAACCTGTCCGTCGGCATCACGGACGCGTTCATGGAAGCAGTCGCGCACGACCTGCCCTGGGCGCTCGTCCATCACGCACCGCGCCATGCAGCCGCCATCGCGTCGCCCCGGCGGCCGGACGGGCGCTACCTTCATGCGACGGTGCCCGCCCGCAAGGTGTGGCAGGCGATCGTCAACGCCGCACGCGACAGTGCCGAACCCGGACTGCTGTTCCTCGACACGATCCGCGACGCGAATCCGCTGCGCGAGCACGAACGGATCGACGCGACGAACCCGTGCGGCGAGCAGCCGCTGCCGCCCTACGGCAGCTGCGTGCTGGGGCCGGTCGACCTGCCGCGGTTCGTGCACCATCCGTTCGGCATCGACGGCGAGCCGCGCTTCGATTTCGCGGCGCTGGCCGACGCGGTGCACATCCAGGTTCGCCTGCTCGACGATGTGCTCGACCTGACCGCGTGGCCGCTCGCCGCCCATGCACGCGAAGCGCATCGGACGCGGCGCATCGGGGTGGGCGTGACGGGCCTGGGCGACGCGCTGACGATGCTGCGGCTGCGCTACGACAGCGTCGAGGCGCGCGCATGTGCGCGCAGCATCGCGCTGACGATGCGCGAGCATGCGTTTGCCGCATCGGCCGCGCTGGCCGCCGAGCGCGGCGCGTTTCCCGCGTACGATCCGGCCGCTTACCTGACCGGCCCCGCCTACCGCATGCGGCTGCCGCTGAAGGTGCATCACGCGATCCAGCGGCACGGGCTGCGCAACAGCCATCTGTTGTCGTTCGCGCCGGCCGGCAGCGTGAGTCTCGCGTTCTGCGACAACTGTTCGAACGGCATCGAACCGGCCGTCGGCTGGACCCAGCGCCGGATGGTTCGAACGGCAGACGGCCAGGCGCGCGCGTTCCGGGTGCAGAACCATGCGTACCGGCTGTTTCGCGCACTGCATGGCGACCGCGTCGCGCTGCCGGACTATTTCGCCACCGCGGCCGAGATCGCACCGATCGATCACGTCGCGATGCTCGCGGTGCTTCAGCCCTGCGTCGACGCCGGCATCTCGAAGACCGTGACGATGGACAGCCAGTGTTCGCTCGCGCAGGTCGACGCGCTGTTCTTCGCGGCATGGCGCGACCGGCTCAAGGGCATCACGGTGTTCCGGCCCGATCCGCGGCTCGCGTCGGTCGTCACCGACGATACGGCGCAACGACGCGACGGCGCGGTCTGCATCGGCTGTTGAGCGGACTGACCGACGGTGGCCGCCAGCCGGTCAGGCCGACGTGTCGGT
It includes:
- a CDS encoding 1-phosphofructokinase family hexose kinase — translated: MTEIVTVTLNPAVDVSTSVEHIVDTHKLRCARPRRDPGGGGINVARTVHRLGGDCVALYLAGGPTGDVLTLLLDAEQVPAVRMRIAGETRENVCVTETATGREYRFLMPGPLVTAAEWRDCAARIAALQPAPRYLVLSGSLPPGAPDDLYATLARTAAANGTRVVVDAAGPALRAALDAGVHLVKPSLDELSALAGEPLEEASACGKAAELVAQGRADIVALTLGARGAWVVTRERALRLPGRPATVCSTVGAGDSFVGGMVWALARGAPFDDACRYALAASAASVEHPGTALGTRADVERIHAELVAQASGAAIARGAA
- a CDS encoding adenosylcobalamin-dependent ribonucleoside-diphosphate reductase — encoded protein: MDEQPLCTTVFAERYAQPGETSRAAVFQRVARALSLAEPPALRARAERTFFQNLQRGAIGAGRIMANAGATTGGTMVNCFVHPLAVPDDTPLQGVDAALAQALDDARLTLLMGGGIGYDFSPVPPAGAYERRLSPERGVCAAIDRFDAMCRALPFTGPRRGAQMGVLRCDHPDLLAFVTAKHGRARWPTFNLSVGITDAFMEAVAHDLPWALVHHAPRHAAAIASPRRPDGRYLHATVPARKVWQAIVNAARDSAEPGLLFLDTIRDANPLREHERIDATNPCGEQPLPPYGSCVLGPVDLPRFVHHPFGIDGEPRFDFAALADAVHIQVRLLDDVLDLTAWPLAAHAREAHRTRRIGVGVTGLGDALTMLRLRYDSVEARACARSIALTMREHAFAASAALAAERGAFPAYDPAAYLTGPAYRMRLPLKVHHAIQRHGLRNSHLLSFAPAGSVSLAFCDNCSNGIEPAVGWTQRRMVRTADGQARAFRVQNHAYRLFRALHGDRVALPDYFATAAEIAPIDHVAMLAVLQPCVDAGISKTVTMDSQCSLAQVDALFFAAWRDRLKGITVFRPDPRLASVVTDDTAQRRDGAVCIGC